CAGCGCTCGTCCGGGATATGAGGGCTCGCTTCGCCCAAACTGATTCGTCGTTCTTGATCACCATGGCAATACCGCCGGGCCCATGGGGCGGACAACATTTCGATATCCGCAACCTTGTTGCAAATGTCGATTGGTTCAACGTGATGTGCTATGATTTTGTCGGGTCATGGTCCACCTACGCCGGCCATAATTCACCGTTATACCAGGCGGTCGACGATTCCAACCAGGCGGGATCCGATTCGCTAGCCGTCGCATACTGGATCGGTAGAGGGTCACGATCGGTAGCCATACCAAAAGACAAACTGGTACTCGGTGTACCATTTTACTCTGTGCAATTCGATGCACCCGGACTCTACAGGATGTTATCGAATTCTACCACGACGAATCCATATTATCCTGAGGTCATGAGCGATCTTGCCGCGGGATGGGTATATCATTGGGATAATGTCTCGAAGGTGCCGTACCTTATGAACTCATCAGGTACCGAGTTCATTACGTTTGAAGACACGAACTCCATCGCGATTAAGGTCGAGTTCTGCAGCCGTCAGCAGCTCGGCGGACTAATGATCTGGGAGCTCAGCCAGGATCTGTATAATGGGCACCAACCGCTTCTCGAGACCCTTGCCGGGAAGATGAAGACAACTACGGCGGTCGTGGCACATCCGGTTGCTGCGTCTCAATTCAAGCTTCTTCAGAATTATCCCAATCCGTTCAACCCGACAACCGTAATCAGCTACAAGTTGTCGACATCCAGCTACGTCACGCTCAGGGTCTATGATGCACTTGGCAGGGAAGTGCGTACACTGCAGAACGGGTGGACAAATCCGGGAACGCATGAAATTGTGTTCGACGCGTCCGGTTTCGCGAGCGGAATTTATCTCTGCACCATCACTTCAGGAAGTTTCATGCAGACGGAAAAAATGATTCTGATTAGATAGGGTGTAAATTGAAATCAGTGGTCCCGGATAATATTCTCCCGATCATGCGATCGTTGCGAATTTCTAACGACGAAGCTCGAGACAAGAATGGCTGAAAGCGGCAGAAAAAGGATCAGCCCGGCCTTTTGGGTCCCCACACTGTACACAGCTGAAGGACTGCCGTTCGTTATCGTCAATGTAGTTTCGGTCCTGATGTACAAGAGCTTCAGCCTCAATTTGAAAAGCAAAGGGCTTCCCGATATTCCTGACAGCCAGATCGCGCTGTTTACCACTCTCGCCGCGTGGCCATGGATGCTCAAGCCGCTGTGGGGTCCTTTCCTCGAGATGTTCAAGACGAAGAAATACTTTGCCGTCGCCACACAGTTTTTCGGCGGGATCTGTTTCGGCCTTCTCGCTTTCAGCCTTCAGCTGCCGGATTTCTTCAAATGGTCGATCGTGCTGTTTGCCGTGATCGCTTTCAATTTCGCGACACACGATATCGCGGCCGACGGAGTCTACATCAATTCACTTTCAGTAAAAGAGCAGTCCGCCTTCATCGGTTGGCAGGGCGCATTCTACAACGTGGGGAAGATCCTTTCGCAGGGAGTCTTTGTCATACTTGCAGGCTATCTCGAAGTAAGCATCGGGGTTGTGAAAGCGTGGATGGTCGTCATGATTTTGTTCGGCGTCCTTCTTCTCCTCATAAGTTTTTATCATATGAAGATGCTTCCGACCGGCGGAGCTGCCGGAAGCGTGAAAAACTTCAGAGAGACCGTTGACACATTCTGGGACGTTGTCAAAACCTTCTTCGAGAAGAAATACATCTGGTGGGGAGTTATGTTCCTGGTCCTTTATCGCTTTGCCGAGGGACAGGCGATCAAGATTTTTCCACTCTTCATGCGTGCCACCAGAGATCAAGGCGGCCTCGGACTTCCAACCGAACAAATCGGGCTTCTCTACGGGATATTCCCGCCGCTCGCGTTCATTCTCGGCTCCGTCCTCTCCGGATATTTCACTGCAAAACGTGGACTGAAACGATCTCTCTTCACTCTTTGTTGCTTTTTCAATATTCCTTTCGTTGCTTATGCGTTTCTCGCAATTGTTCAGCCGACAAATATGTTTGTGATCGGCGCGGCTGTCGTTTTGGAATATTTTGGATACGGATTTGGGTTTGTCGGATTGACATTATATATGATGCAGCAGATCGCACCAGGAAAGTACAGGATGGCGCATTACGCGTTCGCAACGGCTCTCATGGCGCTTGGGTATAACATCCCGTCCATGCTCAGTGGATACCTGAGCGATTTCCTGGGTTATAAGAACTTCTTCATCTGGGTACTCGTTGCGACTATCCCTTCGTTCCTTGCGTCGCGGTTTGTGCCGTTCAGGGTGACGGAGGATGCTTCGAACAACGCAATTCAATTTGCGGAAAAATCGGAATAAATCGGGAATAAGTAAATGAAATACGGTTTTTTTGATGAACAAAAAAAAGAATATGTAATAGAACGGCCGGACGTGCCTGTCTCCTGGACGAATTACCTCGGCGTCAAAGACCTGTGTACCATTATATCACATAACGCCGGGGGATACTCCTTCTTCAAGTCAACCGAGCATCATCGCGTGACGAGGTTCCGGCAGAACGGAGTTCCGCTCGACCGGCCCGGACATTATGTCTACATTCGGGACGACGAGACAGGAGAATACTGGTCGCTGTCCTGGCAGCCGGTTGGGAAGGATTTTACAAAAGCCCGATATACATGTCGCCATGGATTGTCGTATTCGAAATTCCAGTGTGAATACAATGGAATAGAAGCCGAACAGCTGGTATTCATCCCGG
This DNA window, taken from Candidatus Kryptoniota bacterium, encodes the following:
- a CDS encoding glycosyl hydrolase family 18 protein, with protein sequence MFRLFVHREAHAQLSIILLCGAIFCGQAAAQNRIVGYYAAYNSGLLPYDQVEYSNLTDVIVAFAIPNSDGSISFIDPSMPFPGLVSAAHAAGTKVLISLGGASGGTAFPLVTADSTSRARFINSIIAFLTTNSYDGVDLDWETPADSQETDQLTALVRDMRARFAQTDSSFLITMAIPPGPWGGQHFDIRNLVANVDWFNVMCYDFVGSWSTYAGHNSPLYQAVDDSNQAGSDSLAVAYWIGRGSRSVAIPKDKLVLGVPFYSVQFDAPGLYRMLSNSTTTNPYYPEVMSDLAAGWVYHWDNVSKVPYLMNSSGTEFITFEDTNSIAIKVEFCSRQQLGGLMIWELSQDLYNGHQPLLETLAGKMKTTTAVVAHPVAASQFKLLQNYPNPFNPTTVISYKLSTSSYVTLRVYDALGREVRTLQNGWTNPGTHEIVFDASGFASGIYLCTITSGSFMQTEKMILIR
- a CDS encoding MFS transporter, which translates into the protein MAESGRKRISPAFWVPTLYTAEGLPFVIVNVVSVLMYKSFSLNLKSKGLPDIPDSQIALFTTLAAWPWMLKPLWGPFLEMFKTKKYFAVATQFFGGICFGLLAFSLQLPDFFKWSIVLFAVIAFNFATHDIAADGVYINSLSVKEQSAFIGWQGAFYNVGKILSQGVFVILAGYLEVSIGVVKAWMVVMILFGVLLLLISFYHMKMLPTGGAAGSVKNFRETVDTFWDVVKTFFEKKYIWWGVMFLVLYRFAEGQAIKIFPLFMRATRDQGGLGLPTEQIGLLYGIFPPLAFILGSVLSGYFTAKRGLKRSLFTLCCFFNIPFVAYAFLAIVQPTNMFVIGAAVVLEYFGYGFGFVGLTLYMMQQIAPGKYRMAHYAFATALMALGYNIPSMLSGYLSDFLGYKNFFIWVLVATIPSFLASRFVPFRVTEDASNNAIQFAEKSE